Proteins from a genomic interval of Gossypium hirsutum isolate 1008001.06 chromosome A09, Gossypium_hirsutum_v2.1, whole genome shotgun sequence:
- the LOC107896473 gene encoding zinc finger protein CONSTANS-LIKE 4 isoform X1, whose protein sequence is MVVLADYLSRRLHHHYIYMLSEGQKLFVFFFHLMSQSQDLSLSPSSTSNFIQMSYNLSVSDNSSFNRCIPEMVSTDTIDYDSLFNLPFYDSSFDYNLQALSNNDDNQVNPVDESSPADQLLADLLPSNQLENLSLCQTTQFPSLSFGSHSENPGGSSRLEVKNEECRVDFDSAYGGVHENAGKYLQRSFSSNCFEGKSNFSFKPPFDSLMESQSFQGQASSLPETSFFTAQMRKVSSTGDLESTRNVHNTQRSISTPCAMENTFMEESGFKVGRYNAEERQERISKYRAKRSQRNFNKTIKYACRKTLADTRPRIRGRFARNDETVETPKLACSTGDEGDDLWGLLHEVGDEATATSGTLMNNFGQYQFQFNHGCF, encoded by the exons ATGGTTGTACTTGCAGACTATTTGTCCAGACGACTACATCATCACTATATATACATGCTGTCTGAAGGGCAAAAGCTCTTTGTCTTCTTCTTCCATCTTATGTCACAATCTCAGGACCTGAGCCTGTCGCCTTCTTCCACTTCCAATTTCATTCAAATGTCTTACAATCTTTCTGTTTCTGATAACTCTTCCTTTAATCGTTGTATCCCAGAAATGGTTTCTACTGATACCATCGATTATGACTCGCTCTTCAATCTTCCTTTCTATGATTCATCCTTCGATTATAATCTTCAAGCTTTGTCCAACAACGATGACAACCAGGTAAACCCTGTTGATGAATCATCTCCTGCTGACCAGTTGCTTGCTGATTTGCTTCCTTCAAACCAGCTTGAAAATCTCAGCCTTTGTCAAACCACCCAGTTCCCGTCCCTGTCATTTGGTTCTCATTCTGAAAATCCCGGCGGCTCCAGTCGTTTGGAAGTTAAAAACGAAGAATGTCGAGTGGATTTCGATTCTGCTTACGGTGGTGTTCATGAGAATGCTGGAAAATACTTACAAAGAAGCTTCAGCAGCAATTGTTTTGAAGGGAAGTCTAATTTTTCGTTCAAACCTCCTTTTGATTCTCTCATGGAATCCCAGAGTTTCCAAGGTCAAGCCTCGAGCTTGCCTGAGACCAGCTTTTTCACTGCTCAAATGAGGAAGGTATCCAGCACTGGTGATTTAGAG AGTACGAGAAACGTTCATAACACCCAAAGGTCAATTTCAACCCCTTGTGCAATGGAAAACACGTTCATGGAGGAATCAGGGTTCAAAGTGGGACGTTACAACGCAGAAGAACGACAAGAGAGGATCTCAAAGTACAGAGCCAAGCGAAGTCAGAGGAACTTCAACAAAACAATTAAG TATGCATGCCGCAAAACACTAGCGGACACCCGTCCTCGAATTCGTGGCAGATTCGCACGTAACGACGAAACTGTTGAGACTCCCAAACTTGCATGTTCAACCGGAGACGAAGGCGATGACCTATGG GGTCTCCTGCATGAGGTTGGGGATGAAGCAACGGCTACTAGTGGAACTTTGATGAACAATTTCGGTCAATATCAGTTTCAATTTAACCATGGCTGCTTCTAA
- the LOC107896473 gene encoding zinc finger protein CONSTANS-LIKE 4 isoform X2: MVSTDTIDYDSLFNLPFYDSSFDYNLQALSNNDDNQVNPVDESSPADQLLADLLPSNQLENLSLCQTTQFPSLSFGSHSENPGGSSRLEVKNEECRVDFDSAYGGVHENAGKYLQRSFSSNCFEGKSNFSFKPPFDSLMESQSFQGQASSLPETSFFTAQMRKVSSTGDLESTRNVHNTQRSISTPCAMENTFMEESGFKVGRYNAEERQERISKYRAKRSQRNFNKTIKYACRKTLADTRPRIRGRFARNDETVETPKLACSTGDEGDDLWGLLHEVGDEATATSGTLMNNFGQYQFQFNHGCF; this comes from the exons ATGGTTTCTACTGATACCATCGATTATGACTCGCTCTTCAATCTTCCTTTCTATGATTCATCCTTCGATTATAATCTTCAAGCTTTGTCCAACAACGATGACAACCAGGTAAACCCTGTTGATGAATCATCTCCTGCTGACCAGTTGCTTGCTGATTTGCTTCCTTCAAACCAGCTTGAAAATCTCAGCCTTTGTCAAACCACCCAGTTCCCGTCCCTGTCATTTGGTTCTCATTCTGAAAATCCCGGCGGCTCCAGTCGTTTGGAAGTTAAAAACGAAGAATGTCGAGTGGATTTCGATTCTGCTTACGGTGGTGTTCATGAGAATGCTGGAAAATACTTACAAAGAAGCTTCAGCAGCAATTGTTTTGAAGGGAAGTCTAATTTTTCGTTCAAACCTCCTTTTGATTCTCTCATGGAATCCCAGAGTTTCCAAGGTCAAGCCTCGAGCTTGCCTGAGACCAGCTTTTTCACTGCTCAAATGAGGAAGGTATCCAGCACTGGTGATTTAGAG AGTACGAGAAACGTTCATAACACCCAAAGGTCAATTTCAACCCCTTGTGCAATGGAAAACACGTTCATGGAGGAATCAGGGTTCAAAGTGGGACGTTACAACGCAGAAGAACGACAAGAGAGGATCTCAAAGTACAGAGCCAAGCGAAGTCAGAGGAACTTCAACAAAACAATTAAG TATGCATGCCGCAAAACACTAGCGGACACCCGTCCTCGAATTCGTGGCAGATTCGCACGTAACGACGAAACTGTTGAGACTCCCAAACTTGCATGTTCAACCGGAGACGAAGGCGATGACCTATGG GGTCTCCTGCATGAGGTTGGGGATGAAGCAACGGCTACTAGTGGAACTTTGATGAACAATTTCGGTCAATATCAGTTTCAATTTAACCATGGCTGCTTCTAA